In Streptococcus oralis, a single window of DNA contains:
- a CDS encoding PadR family transcriptional regulator: MELTDKIRRVYLPMTETGFYILFCLQKERHGYSITQKVKDMTDSQVLISPGTMYGTLSKMEKDGLISFVREEEKRKIYQITDLGRKVLEIELKRIERLYRNSREEV, from the coding sequence ATGGAATTAACAGATAAGATCAGGCGTGTTTACCTTCCCATGACTGAAACAGGTTTTTATATCTTGTTCTGTCTACAAAAGGAACGTCATGGTTATAGTATTACACAAAAGGTCAAGGATATGACAGATTCACAAGTTTTGATTAGTCCTGGAACTATGTATGGAACCTTGTCAAAAATGGAAAAGGATGGCTTGATCTCCTTTGTCCGAGAGGAGGAAAAACGGAAAATCTATCAGATAACAGATTTGGGACGAAAGGTTTTGGAGATTGAATTGAAACGTATTGAACGGCTCTATAGAAACAGTCGGGAGGAAGTATGA